In Phyllostomus discolor isolate MPI-MPIP mPhyDis1 chromosome 2, mPhyDis1.pri.v3, whole genome shotgun sequence, the following are encoded in one genomic region:
- the LOC118498433 gene encoding maestro heat-like repeat-containing protein family member 1, with the protein MCLLAGNNTHTVVPLLLNKPLPWDRIILDLWKMFGTQQETTINILQLLSGILEQCRTGERREMVPQHVLAACALYEMLSGSLCQDSIHELFPRLLLAVLCHLHCVTDKYPSLEVVYMEKQSPGKESKVFNPAGCALEVVKLLLTAVCGGVLADTEEQKCWELLCNPQLYYLGVIELTRWEPFSQQASCHSCPLPEVFQVPALKYSSLYPSLPHPQTSALTFPLFCTHCPFSSSPPSNPHPATPEFPSPTPVAL; encoded by the exons ATGTGCTTGCTGGCTGGCAACAACACCCACACTGTGGTGCCCCTGCTGCTCAACAAACCCCTCCCTTGGGATAG AATCATTCTGGACCTGTGGAAGATGTTTGGCACCCAGCAAGAGACCACCATCAACATCCTGCAGCTGCTCTCGGGCATTTTGGAACAGTGCCgcacaggggaaaggagagagatggtGCCCCAGCATGTGTTG GCGGCCTGTGCCTTGTATGAGATGCTGTCTGGGTCCCTGTGCCAGGACTCCATTCATGAACTCTTCCCACGGCTCTTGCTGGCTGTGCTGTGTCATCTCCACTGCGTGACTGACAAATATCCTTCCCTGGAGGTTGTCTACATGGAGAAACAGAGCCCAGGGAAGGAGAGCAAGGTCTTTAACCCAGCTGG GTGTGCCTTAGAGGTGGTGAAGTTGCTGCTGACGGCTGTATGTGGTGGAGTGTTGGCCGACACAGAAGAGCAGAAGTGCTGGGAGCTTCTATGCAACCCCCAACTATACTACTTAGGGGTCATAGAACTGACAAGGTGGGAACCATTTTCCCAGCAAGCCTCATGCCACTCTTGCCCCCTACCTGAAGTTTTCCAGGTCCCAGCACTCAAATACAGCAGCCTTTACCCTTCCCTTCCTCATCCCCAGACCTCAGCACTCACGTTTCCCCTGTTCTGTACACACTGCCCCTTTTCCTCATCCCCACCCTCCAACCCCCATCCAGCAACTCCTGAgttcccttctcccaccccagtTGCATTGTGA
- the LOC118499009 gene encoding uncharacterized protein LOC118499009: MLQRVLTYVKNFFCSLDNSQKILSRSIYTELLCHESVAETVRQNFVGSLSSWIREPNIVIKEIGLRGIRNLALHPGKSDTLKTLVPSLEELLKDDEWRVRAEAVKALQNITHHGNREDIKLVIGSITEQLLSLLNDEKDEVRISATSALGHILWRVTNCKPGSALRKQINSLLVPLLLSLQDNNTDVVKACGRALTEWTKVMGWLPLTHLFQDTNLHDHIHVLEETCKYLVSESL, translated from the exons ATGCTGCAGCGTGTTCTGACGTATGTCAAGAACTTCTTCTGCAGCCTGGATAATAGTCAGAAGATCTTGTCCAGGAGCATCTATACAGAG CTGCTCTGTCATGAATCAGTGGCTGAGACTGTGAGACAGAACTTTGTGGGCAGTCTGTCCAGTTGGATCAGGGAGCCCAACATCGTCATCAAGGAAATCGGGCTCCGTGGGATCCGTAACCTAGCACTGCACCCAGGAAAA TCAGACACTTTGAAGACCCTGGTTCCCTCCTTGGAAGAACTCCTGAAGGATGACGAGTGGCGAGTAAGGGCAGAGGCGGTGAAGGCCCTACAGAACATCACCCACCACGGGAACAGAGAGGACATCAAGCTGGTCATTGGCAGCATCACTGAGCAACTGCTTTCACTCCTTAATGAT GAGAAGGACGAGGTGAGGATCTCAgccacctctgccctgggccaCATATTATGGCGAGTTACAAATTGCAAGCCCGGATCTGCCCTCCGAAAACAAATCAACAGCCTCTTAGTCCCGCTGTTGCTCAGCTTGCAGGACAACAACACTGATGTAGTCAAG GCCTGTGGAAGGGCCCTGACTGAATGGACCAAAGTGATGGGCTGGCTGCCATTGACACACCTATTCCAAGATACCAACCTCCATGATCACATCCATGTGCTGGAAGAAACATGCAAGTACCTGGTGAGTGAGAGTCTCTGA